The nucleotide sequence TGTGCATTGGTGGCGGCGAGGCGACAGCCATCGCCATCGAATTGATTTGATTGGTTTTAACACCCGTTTCGCAAAAATGAATGCGGGATCGCTTGACAGCCCAACGTGGCTTGTCATCATGTTGCCGGGCGCGCAATAGCGCGTTGCCTAATCTAACGACGAGGATTCACACTAATGAGCATCAACAAGCTGCTGATCGCAATGGCCCTGGGCCTGGCTCTGACCGCCTGCTCGAAGCAGGAACAGGCTGCTGACGCCGCCGCTTCGGCCAACGAAGCCGCTGCCGACGCCCAGGTCGCTGCCGACCAGGCCGCTGCTGCTGGCGCCCAGACCGCCGACGCTGCCCAGGCTGCTGCCGACACCGCCACCACCGCTGCTGACGCTTCGGCCGATGCCGCTGCCCAGGCTGCTGGCGCTGCCACCGACGCCGCTGCCGACGCTGCTGCCGACGCTGCCAAGGCCGGTGAAGCCACCGCCGAGCAGGCCAAGGACGCTGCTGAAGAAGCCAAGAAGTAATAACTTCTTTCTTCAAGCAAGCCTGAAGAAGCCGCTGGTTCGCCAGCGGCTTTTTCTTTGGGTGCCTGCCGGCACGCACCGCGCCTTCACGGGCCGGTGAATAGGATCGGCCTCCCTTACGATGTGATGGAGAGCGCCATGAAGATTCGTTCGATCACCACCCCGCTGCTGGCCGCTTCGCTGCTGCTGGCCCTGGCCGCCTGCAAGGGCCCGGAAGCCGAGCAGGCACGCGCGGACGCCGCGCAGGCCGCCGACAGCACCGGTGAGGCCGCGCGCGCTGCGGTGGACCAGGCCGCCGCCTCCACCCGCAATGCCGCCGACGAAGCTGCGGCTGCGTCCGAACGCGCTGCGGCCGACGTGCAGCCGGCGCTGGACCGTGCGGCGGATGCCACAGCTGCGGCGGCAGCCGATGCCAAGGTGGCGGCGCGCGATGCCGCGGCGCATGCCAGCGACGCCACCGCCAACGCGGCCGAGAAGGTGGCCGACAAGGCACGTGACGTGGCCGACGACGCCCGCCAGAACGCGGACGAAGCGAAGCATTGATGTATTGCGTGGAGCCGGGCAGAGCCCGGCTCTACGGTTGCGGGGTCAGGGCAGCGCCCGCGCCATGACCGCCTGAAGGTCGATACCCTCCGGCAACGTGCCAAACGCCGTGCCATGTTCGCCGGCCAGCCGCGAACGCACGAACGCTTCAGCCACCGGGCTTTCCGCACGCAGCAGTACCGCCGCCTGCAGCAGCAGCGCCAGGCGCTCGGTAACTACCCGCGCCTGCGCCTCTGAAGGCGTCGTCGACAACACCGCACGCAGCGACTGCACGGCCGCGTCGTAGTTCGCATCGATCCCGGACACCGTATCCAGTTCCGACTCCAGCACTGGCAGCGCCTGCGGTTCGCGCGCCAGCGCACGTAGCACGTCCAGGCACTGGATGTTGCCGCTGCCTTCCCAGATCGAATTCAACGGCGCCTGCCGGTACAGGCGCGGCAGCATCGACTCTTCCACGTAGCCGGCCCCACCCAGGCATTCCTGCGCTTCGTTGACGAACACCGCCGCGCGCTTGCACACCCAGTACTTGCCCACCGCCGTCGCGATCCGCGCAAAGGCCGCTTCGCGTGCGTCGTGCGGCGCCTGGTCGACCGCGCGGGCCACGCGCATCGCGAAGGCGGTGGCCGCTTCGGATTCGATCGCCAGGTCGGCCAGCACGTTGGCCATCAGCGGCTGCTCGCTCAGCCGTCGACCGAACGCACCGCGATGGCGGGTGTGGTGCAGCGCCTGCGCCAGCGCCATGCGCATTTCGGCGGCTGCGCCGAGCATGCAGTCCAGCCGGGTCATCATCACCATGCCGATGATGGTGGCCACGCCCCTGCCCTCCTCGCCGACGCGGCGCGCCCAGGCGCCGCACAGTTCCACCTCGCTGGACGCGTTGGACCAGTCGCCCAGCTTGTCCTTCAGGCGCATCACGCGGAACGCATTGCGGTTGCCGTTGGCCAGCCGGCGTGGCATCAGGAAACAGGTCAGCCCCGCCGGTGCCTGCGCCAGCACCAGGAACGCATCGGACATCGGCGCGGAGAAGAACCACTTGTGCCCGACCAGCGCATAGCTGCCGTCCTCGCGCAGCTCGGCACGGGTGGTGTTGCTGCGCACGTCCGAACCGCCCTGCTTTTCGGTCATGCCCATGCCGAGGGTGATGCCGGCCTTGTCCGCCATCGGCACGTCGCGCGGGTCGTACACCGGCGCGGCGGCCTTGTCCGCCCAGTCGGCCAGCAGCGGATCCTGGCGCAGCACGGCCACCGCTGCGTGGGTCATGGTCAGCGGGCAGCTGGTACCGGCTTCGGCCTGGTGATGCAGGAAACTGAGCGCTGCACGCGCCACATGCGCGCCGGGGCGGCCGTCCTGCCACGACAAGCCCGCCACGCCGTGGCGTTTGGCCAGGTCCATCAGCTGGTGGTAGGCGGGGTGGAATTCGACCGTATCGATGCGGTGGCCCTGCGCGTCGTGCGTGCGCAGCCGCGGCCGATCGCGATTGGCGTCGAAGCCGAGCCGGTACAACGTGTCGCCCGCGATGCCACCGTACGCCTGCAGCGCGGCAACGAACGCGGCGCCGCCTTCGCGCTGCACCGCGTCGGCCAGCGCCACATCGTCGGCCCACAGGTTGCGCCCGCCGAACGGCGGCGGCTGGTTGGTGACCTTGTGGGTTTCGAATGCAGGCAGAGCGGACGTCATGGCGCGGGCCTTCTGGCAGAGGCCCTGATTCTGCCGCATCCGCGCGCAGGCCGCCGTTCAGCCGGATTCTCACCTCCTGCACGAGCGCGGCGGCACAGTGGCACGCATGAGCAAGCGTGCTGGACAGAACGACCTGGTGGTGCTGCGTCCGGAGGGGCTTTATTGCCCCGCCGGCGATTTCCATATCGACCCCTGGCGTCCAGTGCCGCGCGCGGTGATCACCCACGGCCACGGCGACCATGCGCGCAGTGGCATGGGCCAGTACTACAGCAGCACCGGCAGCGTGCCGATCCTGCGCTGGCGCCTGGGCGAGGTACCGCTGCAGGCGTACGACTACGGTGAACAGTTCACGCTCGGCGACGTACAGGTCTCGTTGCATTCGGCCGGCCACGTGCTGGGCTCGGCGCAGGTGCGCATCGACGATGGTCGCCAGGTGTGGGTGGCCTCGGGCGACTACAAACGCCAGCCCGACCCGACCTGCGCGCCGTTCGAGGTGGTGCCCTGCGATGTGTTCATCACCGAGGCCACCTTCGCCCTGCCGATCTACCGCTGGCAGGACACGTGCGAGGTGGCGGCCGAGATCGTGGCCTGGCGCCGCGAGTGCGAACAGCGCGGCGAAGCGGCGATCCTGCTGTGCTATGCGCTGGGCAAGGCGCAGCGCGTATTGGCGGAACTGCTGCCGCTGGACGACCAGCCGGCATGGCTGCACGGCGCCATCGCCAACGGTGTTGCGGTGTACCGCGAAGCGGGCATCCCGATGTTGGAAACGCATACCGTGGCCGAGCAGGGGCGCGAACCGGACGCAGCCGGCAAGTTGATCCTGGCCCCGCCGTCCGCGGCCGGTACCACCTGGCTGCGCCGTTTCGGCAAGCACCAGCTGGGCTTTGCTTCGGGCTGGATGCGTCTGCGCGGCAACCGTCGCCGGCGCAACTACGACCGCGGCTTCGTGGTGTCCGACCATGCCGACTGGCCGGCGCTGCTGCAGACCATCGAACAGACCGGTGCGCAGCGGGTGATCGCCACCCACGGCAACACCGATGCGTTGATTCCCTTCCTGCGCGAACGCGGCATTGCCGCCGAAGCCTTCCGCACCGATTTCGGGAGCGAGGAATGAGGGCCTTTGCCGCGCTGTACCAGCGCCTGGACCGCAGCACCGCGACGCTGGACAAGCGCGCGGCGCTGGTCGCGTATTTCCGCGATGCACGCGCGCACGACGCCGCATGGGCGCTGTACCTGCTAAGCGGTGGCAAGGTCGGCGGTGCGCGGCGGAAGATTGCCGCCAGCGGCGAGCTGCGCGCGTGGATCGGCGAGGCCGCGGGGCTGCCCGCCTGGCTGGTGGCCGACAGCTACGACCAGGTCGGCGACCTGGCCGAGACCTTGACCCTGCTGCTGGACGATCCGGCGGAGGCCGCGCCGGACCGCCCGCTCGCCGACTGGATCGAACACCACCTGCTGGCCGTGGCCAACCAGCCCGAGCCGGTGCGCCGCGCGGCGGTGGAAGCCGGTTGGCGGACGTTGCCGGCGGCCGAGCGGCTGGTGTTCAACAAGCTGCTGACCGGCGCGTTGCGGGTGGGCGTGTCGCAACGGCTGGTGCAGCAGGCGCTGGCCGAACTGTCGGGGATCGACATCGCGCGCATCGCGCAGCGCATGCTGGGCGAGTGGGTGCCCTCGCCCGGCCTGCTTGCAACGCTGCTGAGCGCGGAAGAACTCCCCGAAGACCGCCAGCAGCCCTACCCGTTCTACCTGGCCTCGCCGATTGAAACCGAGGTCGCCGGGCTGGGGCCTGTCGACGAGTGGACGCTGGAATGGAAGTGGGACGGCATCCGCCTGCAGCTGCTGCGGCGCAAAGGCGAAGTCGCGCTGTGGTCGCGTGGCGAAGAACGCCTGGACGGGCGCTTTCCGGAAATCGAAGCCGCGGCCATGGCGCTGCCCGACGGTACCGTGATCGATGGCGAGCTGCTGGCCTGGCGCGATGGCGAAACGCAGCCCCTGCCCTTCACTGCGCTGCAGACCCGCATCCAGCGCCGCAAGCCCGGGCCGAAGACCCTGGCCGATACACCGGTGCGCGTGCTCGCGTACGACCTGCTGGAACGGGACGGCATCGATCTGCGCGGGCAACCGCTGGCCGAGCGTCGCGCGCAGCTGGCGAAGGTACTTGATGCGCTGGGCGATCCGCGCGTGGTGCTTTCGCCCACTGTCGACGTGGGCAGCTGGGAGGACGCAGCACTCCAGCGCACCCAGGCGCGCGAACGCGGCGTCGAAGGCCTGATGCTCAAGCGCAGCAGTTCCACCTATCAGAGTGGGCGCCGGCGCGGCGACTGGTGGAAGTGGAAGATCGAGCCGCTCACCATCGATGCGGTGATGATCTACGCGCAGGCCGGTCACGGCCGCCGCAGCACGCTGTACACCGATTACACCTTCGGCGTGTGGGACGGCGAGAAACTGGTGCCAGTGGCGAAGGCGTATTCGGGCCTTGATGACAAGGAAATCCTGGCGCTGGACCGCTGGATCCGCGCCAATACCGTGGAGCGCTTCGGCCCCGTGCGCAGCGTGCGCGGCGAGCAGGTGTTCGAGCTCGGCTTTGAAGCGGTCAACCGCAGCAGCCGGCACAAGTCAGGCATTGCGGTGCGCTTCCCGCGGATCCTGCGCTGGCGACACGATAAGCCCGCCAGTGAAGCAGATACCCTGGCGCAGCTGCAGGCCCTGGCGCGGTGAGCCGACGCGCGGCGATGGCGCGGCTGGCCGCGTGGTTTGCCGGTCGCGGCTGGGCGCCGCTGCCGTTCCAGAAGACGATGTGGCGGCACTACCTGGCCGGCGACTCGGGGCTGTTGCATACGCCCACCGGCAGCGGCAAGACGCTGGCCATGTTCGGCGGCCCGCTGCTGCAGGCCCTGGCCGACCCGATACCACGCGCGAAAAGCGGACGCGGCGGCAAGACCGTGCCGGCACTCCAGGTGCTGTGGATCACCCCCCTGCGCGCGCTGGCCAGCGACACCGCACGCGCCCTGCGCGAACCGATTGAAGGCTTGGGGCTGGATTGGCAGGTCGGGCTGCGCACCGGCGACGCCAGCGCGCGCGACAAACGGCTGGCCCGCGAGGGCCGCGTGGATGTGCTGGTGACCACGCCAGAGTCGCTGGCGCTGCTGCTGAGTTACCCGGACACGATGGAGCGCCTGCGCCAACTGCGCTGCGTGGTGGTGGACGAATGGCACGAACTGCTGGGCAACAAGCGCGGCGTGCTGCTGCAGTTGAACCTGCGCCGGCTGCGCGATGCGTTGCCGGCGTTGCAGGTGTGGGGGCTGTCGGCAACGCTGGGCAACCTGGACGAAGCGCGCCAGGTCCTGCTGCCCGACCTGCCCGATGCACCGCTCGTGTCTGGCGTACGACCGCGCCCGGTCGCAGTGGAGACGTTGTTGCCGGCGCAGGGCGAACGCTTCCCCTGGGCCGGGCACCTGGGCCTGTCGCAGCTGCAGCGCGTGCAGCAGAAACTGTTCGCGGTGCGCACCAGCCTGGTGTTCACCAACACCCGCGCGCAGGCCGAACTGTGGCACCAGGCGCTGGCCGCAGTGTGGCCGGAAGATCCGGCCACGCTGGCACTGCATCACGGCTCACTGGACCCGGCGCAGCGCCGCATCGTCGAACAGGGCCTGCGTGACGGCGCACTGCGCTGCGTGGTGGCCACCTCCAGCCTGGACCTGGGCGTGGATTTCCCGGCGGTGGACCAGGTGCTGCAGATCGGCAGCCCGAAGGGCATCGCGCGGCTGGTGCAGCGCGCCGGACGCGCCCGGCATCGACCGGGTGAATCGGGCCATATCGTCTGCGTGCCGTCGCACGCGCTGGAGCTGGTCGAATATGCGGCGGCGAGGCGCGCGTTGGCCGATGGCGTGATCGAAGCGCGGCGGCCGCTGCAGCTGTCGCTGGACGTGCTGGCCCAGCATTGCGTGAGCTGTGCGCTCGGCGGTGGCTTTGAGCCAGATGCGCTGCTCGACCAGGTCCGGCGCACGCACGCCTTCGCCGCCCTCGACGCCGCCCACTGGCAGGGCGTGCTCGACTTCATCGTGCAGGGCGGCCAGGCGCTCGCGCAGTACCCGGACTTCCACAAGGTCGTGCGCGACGACGACGGCCTCTACCGCGTGCACGACCGCCGCGTGGCGCTGCGCCATCGGCTGTCGATCGGCACCATCACCAGCGATGGCAGCGCCGTGGTGCAGTTCCTGCGTGGCGGCCGGCTGGGCACGGTGGAAGAACAGTTCGTCGGCCGGCTGCGGCCGGGCGACCGCTTCCAGTTCGCCGGCCGCCTGCTGGAGCTGGTGCGGCTGGAGAACCTCACGGCGTACGTGAAACTGGCACGCGGTGGCGACGGCGTGGTGCCGCGCTGGCAGGGCGGCCGCCTGCCGTTGTCCGATGCACTGGGCCAGGAGATGGAAGCCGTGCTGGGCAGCGCCGCCGACAGCCCGGAAATGCGCTGGCTGGAACCGCTGCTGCGCCTGCAGGCACGCGTGTCGGCGTTGCCCGGTCCTTCGTTGCTGCTGGTGGAAAGCGTGCGGCGGCGCGAAGGACAGTTCGTGTTCGTGTATCCGTTCGCCGGGCGCCAGGTCAACGAAGGCATTGCCGCGTTGATGGCGCTGCGCTGGACCCGGTTGCAGGCAAACACCTTCGGCTATGCGGCCAACGACTACGGCTTCGTACTGGCCCCGGCGCGCGCGGTCGAGGTCGACGCCGACCGCATCGCCACATTGCTGCGCCCCGAAGGCCTGTTCGAAGACCTGCGCGACAGCCTCAACCTGGGCGAGCTGGCGCGCCGCCAGTTCCGCGACATCGCACGCGTGTCCGGCCTGTTGATCCCGGCGCTGCCGGGGCGCACGCCACGCAGCCTGCGCCAGCTGCAGGCTTCAGCCGGCCTGCTCTACGACGTGCTGCGCCAGCACGACCCGGACCACATCCTGCTGGGCCTGGCCGAACGCGAAGTGCTGCACGGCCAGCTTGACCTGGCCAGCCTGGCCACCACGCTGCAGCGCTGCCAGGCACGTACGCTGTGCGTGCAGCAGCCGGCCACGCTGGGTCCGCTGTCGTTCCCGCTGTGGGCCGAGCGCCTGCGCGGCCAGCTCAGCAACGAAGACTGGAAGACCCGCGTGCTGCGCGCGGTCGGCCAGCTGGAGAAACGCCATGCCGAATGAGTGCGTGATGACGCTTGCCGACGAGCAGATGCACCTGCTCGGCGACCGTGCGCTTTACTGGCCGGCGCGCGAAGCGCTGTTGATCGCCGACCTGCACCTGGGCAAGGCCGACCTGTTCCGGCGCGCCGGCATCGGGCTGCCCACCGGCGGTACCGGCGATGACCTTGGGCGGTTGACGCGACTGGTCGAGCAGCGACCGGTGCGCACGTTGTGGATCCTGGGCGACGTACTGCACGGGGCGGCGCATCGCGCGGCGTGGTACCGGCAATGGCAGGGCTGGCGCGAACAGCATGCCGCGCTGGAGATCGGCGCGTTGGCCGGCAACCACGACCGCTTGCTGCCCAAGGCCGACCTGGGCATCACGCTGCTGGGCGAACGCGTGCAGGAAGGCCCGTTCCTGCTGCGCCATGACCCGCAGCCGCACCCGACCCTGCACGTGCTGTGCGGCCACCTGCATCCGTTGGTTCGACTGCCGGGCATGCAGCGCCGCTGGCCCGCGTTCTGGCTGCGCGACCGCCTGACGGTCCTGCCCGCCTATTCGCGCTTCACCGCCGGCATCGCGCCGGTGCTGCATGCACGTGAGCAGCTGGTGGCGTGCGTGGAGGACGCGGCGATCGCCCTGCCCACGCACACGTGACGGTTACCGCGCCGCCATGGCCTCTACGAACCCCGGCGACAGTCCCAGTTTTCCCCACCAGCCGTGCTGGGTCCCGCTGAGCACGCGCAGCATGTGGCCGCGACCACCGGGCAGCGCGCCCATCGGTTTGAACAGGACATCGCGCGCCTGCGCCAGCCGGTCGCGCTCGGACTGGAACAGTGGCGTCAGCCAGCGGCTCCAGAACTGGTAGATGGCCACGTGCGCGCTGCGTTGCGCCTGGTAGGCCTGCAGCGCGGCATCGGTGGCGGCGTGCGCGCGCAGCGCATCGCGCAGCGCCAGCGCGTCCATCAGCGCCATGTTGACGCCCTGCCCCAGTTGCGGGCTCATCGCATGCGCGGAATCGCCGGCGAGCACCAGCCGCCCGCGATGCCAGCGTGTCATCACTGCATCGCGATAGCCGGCGCGGGCCAGCTGCGCGCACTCGCTGACGCCCTGCAGGCGCTGGTGGGCGTCCGGCCACAGCGCTGCAATTTCATCGAGCCAGCGCGCCATGCCGTCGCGCTCCCACTGTTCGAACTGCGTGCGCGGCAGGCTCCAGAAGAAGCTGAGGCGCGGCTGCGCATCGCCGGGGCGGGTGCCGACCGGCAGCAGGCCGATCATCTTGCGCGCGGCCACGTAGCGCTGCCGCAGTTCGTCGGCGTGCGGCCAGTCGCCGCCCGGCAGCAGGCACCACAGCGCGCCCCAGGGGTACTCCCGGTCCAGCCGAGTGCCCTGCACCTGCGCCCGCAGGGACGAGGCCGCGCCATCGGCCGCGATCACCAGATCGTACGGACCATGCCAGGTGCCGCGCGCATCGCGGACGCGGCCGCTGTCGGTATCTACCTCGACGATCTGGGTGTCGGCCTGCAGGTTGCCCGGGTGCTCCCAGGCCTGCGCCAGCAACGAAAACAGCGCGCCACGCTGCAAGCCCATGCCATGCAGGTGCGGATGCAGCGCCGTGTAGCGCATGTCCATCACCGCACGCCCGCACGGCGTGTCGCCATACAGGCGGCGCACGCTGGCGCCGTGCTCCAGCACCTGCGGCAACAGGCCCATCTGCCAGAGCACGTCCAGCCCACTCGGCTGAAGCAGGAAGCCTGCGCCGACCGGGCCGGGCGTGGGCGCACGCTCAAACACGTGCACGTCGTGATGGTCGCGTGAAAGAAGGATCGAAAGCGTCTGGCCTGCGGTGCCGTAGCCGACGATGGCGATGCTGCGCTTTTTCATCTGACGTCCTGTCGGGCGCTAAAAAAAACCCCGCCGAAGCGGGGTTTTCAATGCGCTGGGTAGAAATTACTCGGCCGGCGCAATGTTCGAAGCTTGGGCGCCCTTCGGGCCCTGGGTCACGTCATAGGTGACCTTCTGGCCTTCCTGCAGACTGCGGAAGCCCTTGGAGTTGATCGCGGAGAAGTGCGCGAAGACGTCGGCGCTGCCGTCCTCCGGCGAGATAAAGCCAAATCCCTTGGCGTCGTTGAACCACTTGACGGTACCGTTCGGCATGGTAATGCGAGACCTTCTTCAATGAATGGGTGGTGTACGCTCAACCAGCGCACTGGCGGAGTATGCAAAGCTTGTCAGGCAATGACAATCACCCGCGTGCCAATTCGCCAATCAGTTCCGGCAATCCGGCGGAAGCCGCGTCAACATTGGCCAGTACTTCGGCCATCGTGATCTCGTCGCCATCGCCACAGCCGGCGGCCCAGTTCGCCACGATCGCCAGGCAGGCGTAGTCCAGCCCCAACTCCCTTGCCAGGCCTGCTTCGGGCATGCCGGTCATGCCGACCAGGTCGCAGCCATCGCGGCGCATCCGCGCGATTTCGGCATTGGTCTCCAGTCGCGGCCCCTGGGTGGCGCCGTAGCAGCCGCCGTCCTGCAGGCGCACGCCGGTGACCTTGGCCGCGGCCAGTACCTTGCTGCGCAGGATCGGGGTGTACGGGTGGCCAAAATCGACATGCAGCACTTCGCTGCCGGGCTCTTCGCTCAGCGTGGAGATCCGGCCCCAGGTGTAGTCGATCAGCTGGTCCGGGCAGGCCAGCACGCGCGGGCCGAAGTGCTCGGTGATGCCGCCCACGGTGTTGAGGGCGAGCACGCGGGTGGCACCGATCTGCTGCAACGCAGCAAGATTGGCCCGGTAGTTGATCTTGTGCGGCGGCAGCGAATGCCCTTCGCCGTGGCGGGCCAGGAAGGCCACGCGCTGGCCGAGCAGCGTACCGACCCGGATCGGGCCGGACGGCGTGCCATAGCGGGTTTCCACCGAATGGCTGCTCACATCATCGAGCTGGGCCAGCTTGTACACACCGGTGCCGCCGATCACGGCCAGGGCGATAGGTTCCATGGGCGCTGCTTATTCCTTCATCGCATAGATGGCCGGCACGCCGCGCAGGCCTTCGTTGACGTCCATGCCGAAACCGAACACGTAGCGGTCCGGCAGTTCGACGCCGGCGTAGTCGGCCTTGACGTCCGGCAGCGCGCGGTCGTGCTTCTTCACCGTCAGCGCGGCGATGCGCACGTCGGTAGCGCCCTGCTCCAGGCACCAGGTGCGCACGCCCTGCAGGGTGAAGCCTTCGTCCAGGATGTCGTCGACCAGCAGCACGCGGCGGCCGAACAGCGAGGTGGCCGGCTTGTGCTTCCAGACCAGCTCGCCGCCGGTCAGTTCACCGCGGTAGCGGGTGGCGTGCAGGTAGTCGAACTGCAGGTCCTGGCCACGTGCGCCCAGTTCCAGCGCGAGCTGGCCGGCGAACGGCAGCGCGCCGTGCATGATCGACAGGAACAGCGGGACCTCGCCCTTGTAGTCGGCCGCGATGCCATCGGCGATGCTGGCGATGGCCGCATCGATGGTGGGACGGTCGACCAGCAGGTCGGCCTGGGCCAGGGCCTGGGAAATGGTGAGGTTGGGCATCAGACGGTTCTTCCAAGGGATTCGAGCAAACGGGTTTGGGTGCTGCCGTGGCGGGTGTCGGCCAGCAGGCCGTCCCAGCCAAGCCCGCCGCGGCCGATCAGGCCCAGCAGCGCAGCGGTATTGAGGGTGCGGCCCTGCACGGCCTGCAGTGCGTCGTCGACCAGCTCGGGGTGGCAGACCAGCACCACGTCGCAGCCGGCGTCCAGGTGCGCATGCACGCGCGCCGGCACGCCACCGGCGCTGTGCGAGGCGGCCATGCCGATGTCATCGGAGAACACCACGCCGCGGAAGCCCATCTCCTCGCGCAGGATCTGCTGGATCCAGCGCGGCGAGTAGCCGGCCGGTTCCGGCGCGACCTGCGGGTAGATCACGTGCGCCATCATCACCGCGTCGGCACCGGCGGCAATGCCGGCGGCAAACGGGACCAGGTCCTGCGCGCGCAGTTCGTCCAGCGCGCGCGGGTCGATCGCAGTGTCTACGTGGGTGTCTTCCAGCACGGTGCCGTGGCCGGGGAAATGCTTGAGGGTGGCGCCCATGCCGACCGCGTGCATGCCGCGCACGTAGGCGGCGGTGAACGCGGCGACCACCTGCGGGTCTTCATCGAAGGCGCGGTTGCCGATGGCGCGGTTGCCGCGGCCCAGGTCGACCACCGGGGCGAAACTCAGGTCAACGCCGCTGGCGCGCACTTCGCTGGCCATCAGCCAGGCGTGCTGCTCGGCCAGGGCCAGTGCCTGCTCCGGGTCGCGTGCGTACAGCGCGCCGATCTCCTGCAGCGGCGGCAGGGCGCTGAAGCCTTCGCGGAAGCGCTGCACGCGGCCGCCTTCCTGGTCCACGCAGATCAGCTGCGGGCGCGGTGCGGCGGCGCGGATGGCCGCGGTGAGCTCGCCGACCTGCTGGCGCGAATCGAAGTTGCGCTTGAACAGGACCACCCCGGCCACGGCATCGTGCTGCAGCCAGTCGCGTTCCTGGGCGGTCAGTTCAGTGCCGGCAACGCCGATCAGAAGCATGGGTGGATCTCCAGTACGGGGCGCCGCGATGGCGCACTGCGGCATTGTCGCATGATGTGCGCAAGCCACGCAGGGCGTGGCTCTACCGGCATTCGTACGGATTGATGGCCCGGGTAGAGCCACGACCTGCGTGGCTGCGCTGCCACGGGGATCACCAACGGCTGTACGGCTTGGCGGCCAATGCCAGGTTGTAATACCGCACCTGGTCGGTGACCTCTTCCCCGATCCATTCAGGCAGGTCGATGGCCTGGTCGGCCGACGCCAGCTCCACTTCGGCCACCACCAGCCCGGCGTTGTCGCCCAGGAATTCGTCCACTTCCCAGAGCAGGCCGCCGTGGTCGACCAGGTGCCGGCGCTTGTCGATCAGGCCGCCCACGCACAGCGCCAGCAGGGCGCGCGCGTCCTCGACCGGGATCGGGTAGTCGAACTCCTGCCGGGTGTGGCCGATCTCGCGCGACTTCATGTTCAGGAACGCCTGGTCGCCCTGGATGCGCACGCGCACCGAGGCCTTCTGGGCGCCGCTGTCGATCGAGGCGGTGTCGTTGAGGTAGCCCTGCGCCATCGGGATCACCGCATGCGCGGCGGCCCGCCAGGCATCACTGGTCACAAGGTACTTGCGCTCGATCTCGACGCCCATCTCAACGCTTCTCGAACACGGCGATGCTTTCCACGTGCGCGGTGTGCGGGAACATGTCCATCGCGCCGGCCGAGACCAGGGTGAAGCCCTGCTCGTTGACCAGGTAGCCGGCATCGCGGGCCAGCGAGCCCGGGTGGCAGCTGACGTAGACGATGCGCTTGAACTGCTTGAGCGGCAGCTGCTGCAGCACTTCGATCGCGCCCGAACGCGGCGGGTCCAGCAGCAGCTTGTCGAAGCCCTGGCGCATCCACGGGGTCTGGCGCTGGTCCTGGGTCAGGTCGGCGGCGAAGAACTGCGCGTTGTCCAGGCCGTTGCGCGCGGCATTCTCCTTCGCACGCGCC is from Stenotrophomonas bentonitica and encodes:
- a CDS encoding ligase-associated DNA damage response DEXH box helicase: MARLAAWFAGRGWAPLPFQKTMWRHYLAGDSGLLHTPTGSGKTLAMFGGPLLQALADPIPRAKSGRGGKTVPALQVLWITPLRALASDTARALREPIEGLGLDWQVGLRTGDASARDKRLAREGRVDVLVTTPESLALLLSYPDTMERLRQLRCVVVDEWHELLGNKRGVLLQLNLRRLRDALPALQVWGLSATLGNLDEARQVLLPDLPDAPLVSGVRPRPVAVETLLPAQGERFPWAGHLGLSQLQRVQQKLFAVRTSLVFTNTRAQAELWHQALAAVWPEDPATLALHHGSLDPAQRRIVEQGLRDGALRCVVATSSLDLGVDFPAVDQVLQIGSPKGIARLVQRAGRARHRPGESGHIVCVPSHALELVEYAAARRALADGVIEARRPLQLSLDVLAQHCVSCALGGGFEPDALLDQVRRTHAFAALDAAHWQGVLDFIVQGGQALAQYPDFHKVVRDDDGLYRVHDRRVALRHRLSIGTITSDGSAVVQFLRGGRLGTVEEQFVGRLRPGDRFQFAGRLLELVRLENLTAYVKLARGGDGVVPRWQGGRLPLSDALGQEMEAVLGSAADSPEMRWLEPLLRLQARVSALPGPSLLLVESVRRREGQFVFVYPFAGRQVNEGIAALMALRWTRLQANTFGYAANDYGFVLAPARAVEVDADRIATLLRPEGLFEDLRDSLNLGELARRQFRDIARVSGLLIPALPGRTPRSLRQLQASAGLLYDVLRQHDPDHILLGLAEREVLHGQLDLASLATTLQRCQARTLCVQQPATLGPLSFPLWAERLRGQLSNEDWKTRVLRAVGQLEKRHAE
- a CDS encoding isovaleryl-CoA dehydrogenase, yielding MTSALPAFETHKVTNQPPPFGGRNLWADDVALADAVQREGGAAFVAALQAYGGIAGDTLYRLGFDANRDRPRLRTHDAQGHRIDTVEFHPAYHQLMDLAKRHGVAGLSWQDGRPGAHVARAALSFLHHQAEAGTSCPLTMTHAAVAVLRQDPLLADWADKAAAPVYDPRDVPMADKAGITLGMGMTEKQGGSDVRSNTTRAELREDGSYALVGHKWFFSAPMSDAFLVLAQAPAGLTCFLMPRRLANGNRNAFRVMRLKDKLGDWSNASSEVELCGAWARRVGEEGRGVATIIGMVMMTRLDCMLGAAAEMRMALAQALHHTRHRGAFGRRLSEQPLMANVLADLAIESEAATAFAMRVARAVDQAPHDAREAAFARIATAVGKYWVCKRAAVFVNEAQECLGGAGYVEESMLPRLYRQAPLNSIWEGSGNIQCLDVLRALAREPQALPVLESELDTVSGIDANYDAAVQSLRAVLSTTPSEAQARVVTERLALLLQAAVLLRAESPVAEAFVRSRLAGEHGTAFGTLPEGIDLQAVMARALP
- a CDS encoding ATP-dependent DNA ligase — translated: MRAFAALYQRLDRSTATLDKRAALVAYFRDARAHDAAWALYLLSGGKVGGARRKIAASGELRAWIGEAAGLPAWLVADSYDQVGDLAETLTLLLDDPAEAAPDRPLADWIEHHLLAVANQPEPVRRAAVEAGWRTLPAAERLVFNKLLTGALRVGVSQRLVQQALAELSGIDIARIAQRMLGEWVPSPGLLATLLSAEELPEDRQQPYPFYLASPIETEVAGLGPVDEWTLEWKWDGIRLQLLRRKGEVALWSRGEERLDGRFPEIEAAAMALPDGTVIDGELLAWRDGETQPLPFTALQTRIQRRKPGPKTLADTPVRVLAYDLLERDGIDLRGQPLAERRAQLAKVLDALGDPRVVLSPTVDVGSWEDAALQRTQARERGVEGLMLKRSSSTYQSGRRRGDWWKWKIEPLTIDAVMIYAQAGHGRRSTLYTDYTFGVWDGEKLVPVAKAYSGLDDKEILALDRWIRANTVERFGPVRSVRGEQVFELGFEAVNRSSRHKSGIAVRFPRILRWRHDKPASEADTLAQLQALAR
- a CDS encoding ligase-associated DNA damage response exonuclease; the encoded protein is MSKRAGQNDLVVLRPEGLYCPAGDFHIDPWRPVPRAVITHGHGDHARSGMGQYYSSTGSVPILRWRLGEVPLQAYDYGEQFTLGDVQVSLHSAGHVLGSAQVRIDDGRQVWVASGDYKRQPDPTCAPFEVVPCDVFITEATFALPIYRWQDTCEVAAEIVAWRRECEQRGEAAILLCYALGKAQRVLAELLPLDDQPAWLHGAIANGVAVYREAGIPMLETHTVAEQGREPDAAGKLILAPPSAAGTTWLRRFGKHQLGFASGWMRLRGNRRRRNYDRGFVVSDHADWPALLQTIEQTGAQRVIATHGNTDALIPFLRERGIAAEAFRTDFGSEE